A single Sander lucioperca isolate FBNREF2018 chromosome 24, SLUC_FBN_1.2, whole genome shotgun sequence DNA region contains:
- the ptprnb gene encoding receptor-type tyrosine-protein phosphatase-like N isoform X6, producing the protein MRSSRLWAALCILLTASCRLCAAGRHGCLFEKNLCPRDQLCSDDGLFGQCQAPRQEPVQYQVSVPVLHRLQEVLKDLMVQGLTWKDDVTQAIIGRELSRVPTVGSKSHEKSPKQLSRPSGPSQRRVQGPKDPADPEMMQQYVDYMILDPSRSSVHMQTPLLDPYTYNQQQYGYQDEEERSLNSLDDNPAFPLLAAPARSRSRGNPLDRDRQLLQDLLSFYLTSPSSSSSSSSSSPVQSLSRHRGAVAAAAGFPSSLSASSSSSSSFFPEVDFPLDYSEDYVSQVAQLSRQQQQQQQEQEQEQEQAEKKAQEEYDALSGLDERSLQRLALLLDHYGLEMKDLSPDQKDDLPAIVKQLQLDGSYAHKHTKEEYGKNAATGKKVTEGSMAYKTTVPEAPPSTNEPPKPGGAPKDPTPAVAASRDNLRKGEVAAHTEEYGYIVTNQSVVGPAITFRIRPNSKNLTAADVAEKAVAEKNFLESETGLKVLQSGVGERNDGKSMPLATRVQPSGSRAVFATLVAMACIGSILVAAMTVACLRHHAHRLAVKKLGLGPEGGTFNHQEYQDLCRQHMASKGAFGRLEAAALGAVGGASGGGGGGGGGGGGAGAGGGAGAGVGGAAGGGGADSRVSSVSSQFSDGAQPSPSSHSSTPSWCEEPAQANMDISTGHMILAYMEDHLRNKDRLMKEWEALCSYQAEPSTVSVAQSDANAKKNRCPDSVPYDHSRVKLKAEVNPSRSDYINASTIIEHDPRMPAYIATQGPLSHTISDFWQMVWENGCTVIVMMTALVEDGEKQCDRYWPDEGSSLYHIYEVNLVSEHIWCNDFLVRSFYLKNVQTQETRTLTQFHFLSWPAQGIPTSTRPLLDFRRKVNKCYRGRSCPIIVHCSDGTGRSGTYILIDMVLNRMAKGVKEIDIAATLEHVRDQRPGMVRTKDQFEFALTAVAEEVNAILKALPQ; encoded by the exons GTTGTTTGTTTGAAAAGAATCTCTGTCCGAGAGATCAGCTGTGCAGCGATG ACGGTTTGTTCGGACAGTGCCAGGCTCCTCGCCAGGAGCCCGTCCAGTACCAGGTGTCTGTCCCCGTCCTGCACAGACTGCAAGAAGTCCTCAAAGACCTGATGGTGCAAG GTCTGACCTGGAAAGACGACGTCACCCAGGCGATCATCGGCCGAGAGTTGAGTCGCGTCCCCACGGTTGGCTCCAAATCTCATGAGAAGTCGCCAAAACA GTTGTCCAGACCGTCGGGCCCCAGTCAGCGGAGGGTTCAGGGGCCCAAGGATCCAGCTGACCCCGAGATGATGCAGCAGTACGTGGACTACATGATCCTGGACCCGTCCCGGTCCTCCGTCCACATGCAGACGCCCCTGCTGGACCCTTACACCTACAACCAG cagcagtacGGCTACCAGGACGAGGAGGAGCGCTCCCTCAACTCTCTGGACGATAACCCAGCCTTCCCGCTGCTCGCCGCCCCCGCTCGCTCCAGATCCCGAGGAAACCctttggacagagacagacagctccTCCAGGACCTGCTGTCCTTTTACCTCacctccccttcctcttcctcttcctcttcctcgtcCTCCCCTGTGCAGTCCCTGTCCCGCCACAGAGGGGCGGtagcagcagctgcaggatTTCCCTCTTCGCTGTCCGCCTcatcctcctcgtcctcctctttCTTCCCGGAGGTGGATTTCCCGCTGGACTACAGCGAGGACTACGTTTCCCAGGTGGCTCAGCtcagcaggcagcagcagcagcagcagcaggagcaggaGCAGGAGCAGGAGCAGGCGGAGAAGAAGGCGCAGGAAGAGTATGACGCGCTGTCCGGACTGGAtg AGCGCTCTCTGCAGAGGCTGGCTCTGCTGCTGGATCACTACGGCCTGGAAATGAAGGACTTGTCCCCCGACCAGAAAGACGACCTGCCGGCCATCGTCAAGCAGCTGCAGCTGGATGGCTCCTACGCCCACAAACACACCAAAG AGGAATATGGGAAGAATGCTGCCACAGGAAAGAAG GTCACAGAGGGTTCAATGGCGTATAAGACGACCGTCCCCGAGGCTCCGCCCTCCACCAACGAGCCTCCCAAACCTGGAGGAGCCCCGAAAGACCCGACCCCCGCTGTCGCAGCCAGCCGGGACAATCTAAGGAAGGGTGAAGTGGCGGCCCACACCGAGGAGTACGGCTACATCGTCACCAATCAGAG CGTTGTGGGACCTGCGATCACCTTCAGGATCAGACCCAACTCCAAGAACCTGACGGCTGCAGATGTGGCAGAGAAAGCCG TTGCCGAGAAGAACTTCCTGGAGTCTGAGACGGGCCTGAAGGTGCTGCAGAGCGGGGTGGGAGAG AGGAATGATGGGAAGTCAATGCCCCTGGCGACCCGCGTCCAGCCAAGCGGCTCCCGTGCGGTCTTCGCCACGCTGGTGGCCATGGCCTGCATCGGCAGCATCCTGGTGGCGGCCATGACCGTCGCCTGCCTGCGACACCACGCCCACCGTCTGGCAGTCAAGAAGCTGGGTCTGGGACCAGAGGGGGGCACTTTCAACCACCAGGAGTACCAG GACCTGTGTCGCCAGCACATGGCATCCAAAGGCGCCTTCGGGCGTCTGGAAGCTGCTGCCCTCGGCGCCGTGGGAGGAGcgagcggaggaggaggaggaggaggaggaggaggaggaggtgcgGGAGCAGGAGGAGGTGCTGGCGCGGGAGttggaggagcagcaggaggcgGAGGAGCCGACTCGAGGGTGAGCAGTGTGTCGTCCCAGTTCAGCGACGGAGCCCAGCCCAGTCCCAGCTCCCACAGCAGCACGCCGTCGTGGTGCGAGGAGCCGGCCCAGGCCAACATGGACATCTCCACCGGACACATGATTCTG GCCTACATGGAGGACCACCTGAGGAACAAGGACCGCCTGATGAAGGAGTGGGAGGCTCTGTGCTCCTACCAGGCCGAGCCCAGCACCGTCTCTGTGGCTCAGAGCGACGCCAACGCCAAGAAGAACCGCTGCCCTGACTCTGTCCCCT ATGACCACTCGAGGGTGAAGCTGAAAGCGGAGGTCAACCCGTCACGCTCCGACTACATCAACGCCAGCACCATA ATTGAGCACGACCCCCGGATGCCGGCCTACATCGCCACCCAAGGGCCCCTGTCACACACCATCTCCGACTTCTGGCAG aTGGTGTGGGAGAACGGCTGCACTGTGATTGTGATGATGACCGCTCTGGTGGAGGACGGAGAGAAGCAGTGCGACCGCTACTGGCCCGACGAGGGATCGTCCCTCTACCACATCTATGAG GTGAACCTGGTGTCAGAGCACATCTGGTGTAACGACTTCCTGGTGCGAAGCTTCTACCTGAAGAACGTGCAGACGCAGGAGACCCGGACGCTCACCCAGTTCCACTTCCTCAGCTGGCCGGCGCAGGGCATCCCCACCTCCACACGCCCGCTGCTGGACTTCCGCAG GAAGGTGAATAAGTGCTACCGAGGACGCTCCTGCCCCATCATCGTGCACTGCAG TGACGGTACCGGCCGCTCTGGGACTTACATCCTGATCGACATGGTTCTCAACCGTATGGCTAAAG GCGTGAAAGAGATCGACATCGCTGCGACGCTGGAGCACGTCCGTGACCAGCGGCCCGGGATGGTCCGCACCAAG GACCAGTTTGAGTTTGCCCTGACAGCCGTTGCTGAGGAGGTCAACGCCATCCTCAAAGCTCTGCCCCAGTGA
- the ptprnb gene encoding receptor-type tyrosine-protein phosphatase-like N isoform X2: protein MRSSRLWAALCILLTASCRLCAAGRHGCLFEKNLCPRDQLCSDDGLFGQCQAPRQEPVQYQVSVPVLHRLQEVLKDLMVQGLTWKDDVTQAIIGRELSRVPTVGSKSHEKSPKQLSRPSGPSQRRVQGPKDPADPEMMQQYVDYMILDPSRSSVHMQTPLLDPYTYNQQYGYQDEEERSLNSLDDNPAFPLLAAPARSRSRGNPLDRDRQLLQDLLSFYLTSPSSSSSSSSSSPVQSLSRHRGAVAAAAGFPSSLSASSSSSSSFFPEVDFPLDYSEDYVSQVAQLSRQQQQQQQEQEQEQEQAEKKAQEEYDALSGLDERSLQRLALLLDHYGLEMKDLSPDQKDDLPAIVKQLQLDGSYAHKHTKEEYGKNAATGKKVTEGSMAYKTTVPEAPPSTNEPPKPGGAPKDPTPAVAASRDNLRKGEVAAHTEEYGYIVTNQSPLVLNDGVRVLQLLSERIGLSTGSFINISVVGPAITFRIRPNSKNLTAADVAEKAVAEKNFLESETGLKVLQSGVGERNDGKSMPLATRVQPSGSRAVFATLVAMACIGSILVAAMTVACLRHHAHRLAVKKLGLGPEGGTFNHQEYQDLCRQHMASKGAFGRLEAAALGAVGGASGGGGGGGGGGGGAGAGGGAGAGVGGAAGGGGADSRVSSVSSQFSDGAQPSPSSHSSTPSWCEEPAQANMDISTGHMILAYMEDHLRNKDRLMKEWEALCSYQAEPSTVSVAQSDANAKKNRCPDSVPYDHSRVKLKAEVNPSRSDYINASTIIEHDPRMPAYIATQGPLSHTISDFWQMVWENGCTVIVMMTALVEDGEKQCDRYWPDEGSSLYHIYEVNLVSEHIWCNDFLVRSFYLKNVQTQETRTLTQFHFLSWPAQGIPTSTRPLLDFRRKVNKCYRGRSCPIIVHCSDGTGRSGTYILIDMVLNRMAKGVKEIDIAATLEHVRDQRPGMVRTKDQFEFALTAVAEEVNAILKALPQ, encoded by the exons GTTGTTTGTTTGAAAAGAATCTCTGTCCGAGAGATCAGCTGTGCAGCGATG ACGGTTTGTTCGGACAGTGCCAGGCTCCTCGCCAGGAGCCCGTCCAGTACCAGGTGTCTGTCCCCGTCCTGCACAGACTGCAAGAAGTCCTCAAAGACCTGATGGTGCAAG GTCTGACCTGGAAAGACGACGTCACCCAGGCGATCATCGGCCGAGAGTTGAGTCGCGTCCCCACGGTTGGCTCCAAATCTCATGAGAAGTCGCCAAAACA GTTGTCCAGACCGTCGGGCCCCAGTCAGCGGAGGGTTCAGGGGCCCAAGGATCCAGCTGACCCCGAGATGATGCAGCAGTACGTGGACTACATGATCCTGGACCCGTCCCGGTCCTCCGTCCACATGCAGACGCCCCTGCTGGACCCTTACACCTACAACCAG cagtacGGCTACCAGGACGAGGAGGAGCGCTCCCTCAACTCTCTGGACGATAACCCAGCCTTCCCGCTGCTCGCCGCCCCCGCTCGCTCCAGATCCCGAGGAAACCctttggacagagacagacagctccTCCAGGACCTGCTGTCCTTTTACCTCacctccccttcctcttcctcttcctcttcctcgtcCTCCCCTGTGCAGTCCCTGTCCCGCCACAGAGGGGCGGtagcagcagctgcaggatTTCCCTCTTCGCTGTCCGCCTcatcctcctcgtcctcctctttCTTCCCGGAGGTGGATTTCCCGCTGGACTACAGCGAGGACTACGTTTCCCAGGTGGCTCAGCtcagcaggcagcagcagcagcagcagcaggagcaggaGCAGGAGCAGGAGCAGGCGGAGAAGAAGGCGCAGGAAGAGTATGACGCGCTGTCCGGACTGGAtg AGCGCTCTCTGCAGAGGCTGGCTCTGCTGCTGGATCACTACGGCCTGGAAATGAAGGACTTGTCCCCCGACCAGAAAGACGACCTGCCGGCCATCGTCAAGCAGCTGCAGCTGGATGGCTCCTACGCCCACAAACACACCAAAG AGGAATATGGGAAGAATGCTGCCACAGGAAAGAAG GTCACAGAGGGTTCAATGGCGTATAAGACGACCGTCCCCGAGGCTCCGCCCTCCACCAACGAGCCTCCCAAACCTGGAGGAGCCCCGAAAGACCCGACCCCCGCTGTCGCAGCCAGCCGGGACAATCTAAGGAAGGGTGAAGTGGCGGCCCACACCGAGGAGTACGGCTACATCGTCACCAATCAGAG CCCCCTTGTACTGAACGACGGTGTGCGAgtgctgcagctgctgtcggAGAGGATTGGTCTCTCCACCGGCTCCTTCATCAACATCAG CGTTGTGGGACCTGCGATCACCTTCAGGATCAGACCCAACTCCAAGAACCTGACGGCTGCAGATGTGGCAGAGAAAGCCG TTGCCGAGAAGAACTTCCTGGAGTCTGAGACGGGCCTGAAGGTGCTGCAGAGCGGGGTGGGAGAG AGGAATGATGGGAAGTCAATGCCCCTGGCGACCCGCGTCCAGCCAAGCGGCTCCCGTGCGGTCTTCGCCACGCTGGTGGCCATGGCCTGCATCGGCAGCATCCTGGTGGCGGCCATGACCGTCGCCTGCCTGCGACACCACGCCCACCGTCTGGCAGTCAAGAAGCTGGGTCTGGGACCAGAGGGGGGCACTTTCAACCACCAGGAGTACCAG GACCTGTGTCGCCAGCACATGGCATCCAAAGGCGCCTTCGGGCGTCTGGAAGCTGCTGCCCTCGGCGCCGTGGGAGGAGcgagcggaggaggaggaggaggaggaggaggaggaggaggtgcgGGAGCAGGAGGAGGTGCTGGCGCGGGAGttggaggagcagcaggaggcgGAGGAGCCGACTCGAGGGTGAGCAGTGTGTCGTCCCAGTTCAGCGACGGAGCCCAGCCCAGTCCCAGCTCCCACAGCAGCACGCCGTCGTGGTGCGAGGAGCCGGCCCAGGCCAACATGGACATCTCCACCGGACACATGATTCTG GCCTACATGGAGGACCACCTGAGGAACAAGGACCGCCTGATGAAGGAGTGGGAGGCTCTGTGCTCCTACCAGGCCGAGCCCAGCACCGTCTCTGTGGCTCAGAGCGACGCCAACGCCAAGAAGAACCGCTGCCCTGACTCTGTCCCCT ATGACCACTCGAGGGTGAAGCTGAAAGCGGAGGTCAACCCGTCACGCTCCGACTACATCAACGCCAGCACCATA ATTGAGCACGACCCCCGGATGCCGGCCTACATCGCCACCCAAGGGCCCCTGTCACACACCATCTCCGACTTCTGGCAG aTGGTGTGGGAGAACGGCTGCACTGTGATTGTGATGATGACCGCTCTGGTGGAGGACGGAGAGAAGCAGTGCGACCGCTACTGGCCCGACGAGGGATCGTCCCTCTACCACATCTATGAG GTGAACCTGGTGTCAGAGCACATCTGGTGTAACGACTTCCTGGTGCGAAGCTTCTACCTGAAGAACGTGCAGACGCAGGAGACCCGGACGCTCACCCAGTTCCACTTCCTCAGCTGGCCGGCGCAGGGCATCCCCACCTCCACACGCCCGCTGCTGGACTTCCGCAG GAAGGTGAATAAGTGCTACCGAGGACGCTCCTGCCCCATCATCGTGCACTGCAG TGACGGTACCGGCCGCTCTGGGACTTACATCCTGATCGACATGGTTCTCAACCGTATGGCTAAAG GCGTGAAAGAGATCGACATCGCTGCGACGCTGGAGCACGTCCGTGACCAGCGGCCCGGGATGGTCCGCACCAAG GACCAGTTTGAGTTTGCCCTGACAGCCGTTGCTGAGGAGGTCAACGCCATCCTCAAAGCTCTGCCCCAGTGA
- the ptprnb gene encoding receptor-type tyrosine-protein phosphatase-like N isoform X1, which yields MRSSRLWAALCILLTASCRLCAAGRHGCLFEKNLCPRDQLCSDDGLFGQCQAPRQEPVQYQVSVPVLHRLQEVLKDLMVQGLTWKDDVTQAIIGRELSRVPTVGSKSHEKSPKQLSRPSGPSQRRVQGPKDPADPEMMQQYVDYMILDPSRSSVHMQTPLLDPYTYNQQQYGYQDEEERSLNSLDDNPAFPLLAAPARSRSRGNPLDRDRQLLQDLLSFYLTSPSSSSSSSSSSPVQSLSRHRGAVAAAAGFPSSLSASSSSSSSFFPEVDFPLDYSEDYVSQVAQLSRQQQQQQQEQEQEQEQAEKKAQEEYDALSGLDERSLQRLALLLDHYGLEMKDLSPDQKDDLPAIVKQLQLDGSYAHKHTKEEYGKNAATGKKVTEGSMAYKTTVPEAPPSTNEPPKPGGAPKDPTPAVAASRDNLRKGEVAAHTEEYGYIVTNQSPLVLNDGVRVLQLLSERIGLSTGSFINISVVGPAITFRIRPNSKNLTAADVAEKAVAEKNFLESETGLKVLQSGVGERNDGKSMPLATRVQPSGSRAVFATLVAMACIGSILVAAMTVACLRHHAHRLAVKKLGLGPEGGTFNHQEYQDLCRQHMASKGAFGRLEAAALGAVGGASGGGGGGGGGGGGAGAGGGAGAGVGGAAGGGGADSRVSSVSSQFSDGAQPSPSSHSSTPSWCEEPAQANMDISTGHMILAYMEDHLRNKDRLMKEWEALCSYQAEPSTVSVAQSDANAKKNRCPDSVPYDHSRVKLKAEVNPSRSDYINASTIIEHDPRMPAYIATQGPLSHTISDFWQMVWENGCTVIVMMTALVEDGEKQCDRYWPDEGSSLYHIYEVNLVSEHIWCNDFLVRSFYLKNVQTQETRTLTQFHFLSWPAQGIPTSTRPLLDFRRKVNKCYRGRSCPIIVHCSDGTGRSGTYILIDMVLNRMAKGVKEIDIAATLEHVRDQRPGMVRTKDQFEFALTAVAEEVNAILKALPQ from the exons GTTGTTTGTTTGAAAAGAATCTCTGTCCGAGAGATCAGCTGTGCAGCGATG ACGGTTTGTTCGGACAGTGCCAGGCTCCTCGCCAGGAGCCCGTCCAGTACCAGGTGTCTGTCCCCGTCCTGCACAGACTGCAAGAAGTCCTCAAAGACCTGATGGTGCAAG GTCTGACCTGGAAAGACGACGTCACCCAGGCGATCATCGGCCGAGAGTTGAGTCGCGTCCCCACGGTTGGCTCCAAATCTCATGAGAAGTCGCCAAAACA GTTGTCCAGACCGTCGGGCCCCAGTCAGCGGAGGGTTCAGGGGCCCAAGGATCCAGCTGACCCCGAGATGATGCAGCAGTACGTGGACTACATGATCCTGGACCCGTCCCGGTCCTCCGTCCACATGCAGACGCCCCTGCTGGACCCTTACACCTACAACCAG cagcagtacGGCTACCAGGACGAGGAGGAGCGCTCCCTCAACTCTCTGGACGATAACCCAGCCTTCCCGCTGCTCGCCGCCCCCGCTCGCTCCAGATCCCGAGGAAACCctttggacagagacagacagctccTCCAGGACCTGCTGTCCTTTTACCTCacctccccttcctcttcctcttcctcttcctcgtcCTCCCCTGTGCAGTCCCTGTCCCGCCACAGAGGGGCGGtagcagcagctgcaggatTTCCCTCTTCGCTGTCCGCCTcatcctcctcgtcctcctctttCTTCCCGGAGGTGGATTTCCCGCTGGACTACAGCGAGGACTACGTTTCCCAGGTGGCTCAGCtcagcaggcagcagcagcagcagcagcaggagcaggaGCAGGAGCAGGAGCAGGCGGAGAAGAAGGCGCAGGAAGAGTATGACGCGCTGTCCGGACTGGAtg AGCGCTCTCTGCAGAGGCTGGCTCTGCTGCTGGATCACTACGGCCTGGAAATGAAGGACTTGTCCCCCGACCAGAAAGACGACCTGCCGGCCATCGTCAAGCAGCTGCAGCTGGATGGCTCCTACGCCCACAAACACACCAAAG AGGAATATGGGAAGAATGCTGCCACAGGAAAGAAG GTCACAGAGGGTTCAATGGCGTATAAGACGACCGTCCCCGAGGCTCCGCCCTCCACCAACGAGCCTCCCAAACCTGGAGGAGCCCCGAAAGACCCGACCCCCGCTGTCGCAGCCAGCCGGGACAATCTAAGGAAGGGTGAAGTGGCGGCCCACACCGAGGAGTACGGCTACATCGTCACCAATCAGAG CCCCCTTGTACTGAACGACGGTGTGCGAgtgctgcagctgctgtcggAGAGGATTGGTCTCTCCACCGGCTCCTTCATCAACATCAG CGTTGTGGGACCTGCGATCACCTTCAGGATCAGACCCAACTCCAAGAACCTGACGGCTGCAGATGTGGCAGAGAAAGCCG TTGCCGAGAAGAACTTCCTGGAGTCTGAGACGGGCCTGAAGGTGCTGCAGAGCGGGGTGGGAGAG AGGAATGATGGGAAGTCAATGCCCCTGGCGACCCGCGTCCAGCCAAGCGGCTCCCGTGCGGTCTTCGCCACGCTGGTGGCCATGGCCTGCATCGGCAGCATCCTGGTGGCGGCCATGACCGTCGCCTGCCTGCGACACCACGCCCACCGTCTGGCAGTCAAGAAGCTGGGTCTGGGACCAGAGGGGGGCACTTTCAACCACCAGGAGTACCAG GACCTGTGTCGCCAGCACATGGCATCCAAAGGCGCCTTCGGGCGTCTGGAAGCTGCTGCCCTCGGCGCCGTGGGAGGAGcgagcggaggaggaggaggaggaggaggaggaggaggaggtgcgGGAGCAGGAGGAGGTGCTGGCGCGGGAGttggaggagcagcaggaggcgGAGGAGCCGACTCGAGGGTGAGCAGTGTGTCGTCCCAGTTCAGCGACGGAGCCCAGCCCAGTCCCAGCTCCCACAGCAGCACGCCGTCGTGGTGCGAGGAGCCGGCCCAGGCCAACATGGACATCTCCACCGGACACATGATTCTG GCCTACATGGAGGACCACCTGAGGAACAAGGACCGCCTGATGAAGGAGTGGGAGGCTCTGTGCTCCTACCAGGCCGAGCCCAGCACCGTCTCTGTGGCTCAGAGCGACGCCAACGCCAAGAAGAACCGCTGCCCTGACTCTGTCCCCT ATGACCACTCGAGGGTGAAGCTGAAAGCGGAGGTCAACCCGTCACGCTCCGACTACATCAACGCCAGCACCATA ATTGAGCACGACCCCCGGATGCCGGCCTACATCGCCACCCAAGGGCCCCTGTCACACACCATCTCCGACTTCTGGCAG aTGGTGTGGGAGAACGGCTGCACTGTGATTGTGATGATGACCGCTCTGGTGGAGGACGGAGAGAAGCAGTGCGACCGCTACTGGCCCGACGAGGGATCGTCCCTCTACCACATCTATGAG GTGAACCTGGTGTCAGAGCACATCTGGTGTAACGACTTCCTGGTGCGAAGCTTCTACCTGAAGAACGTGCAGACGCAGGAGACCCGGACGCTCACCCAGTTCCACTTCCTCAGCTGGCCGGCGCAGGGCATCCCCACCTCCACACGCCCGCTGCTGGACTTCCGCAG GAAGGTGAATAAGTGCTACCGAGGACGCTCCTGCCCCATCATCGTGCACTGCAG TGACGGTACCGGCCGCTCTGGGACTTACATCCTGATCGACATGGTTCTCAACCGTATGGCTAAAG GCGTGAAAGAGATCGACATCGCTGCGACGCTGGAGCACGTCCGTGACCAGCGGCCCGGGATGGTCCGCACCAAG GACCAGTTTGAGTTTGCCCTGACAGCCGTTGCTGAGGAGGTCAACGCCATCCTCAAAGCTCTGCCCCAGTGA